The DNA window TGTAATCAACGATTCAATCAAATCTAAATTCAGATTCCATGTAGTCGATTCAGAATCGACCGGTACTGGAACTGCTTGATTGTGTACAATTCCCAGGGCTGTTGAAATATTAGTGCTTGTACTCATTAAAACTTCATCGCCCCTGCCAACGTCAATGGCCCGAACCGCCATCTGCAACGCCGTCGAACCACTGGTGACCGCAATTCCGTGGCGACAACCACAATATGCAGCAAATTCACGCTCAAAAGTTTGAATATATGATCCAAAAGTACCTGAAATTTCACCCTTTTTTAGAGCATCTACGACATTGAGAATTTCTTCTTCGCCTATGATCGGTTCAAAAACAGGTATCATGATTTTTTTATTTCAACTTCCACTTTATCAAATTCAGGTCCCATAAATGGTCCTTGCTTTACGCTTATGCACTGCATATCTTCTATTACACGTATCGCATGTGTTCCATGGATTAATATAATAGCATCGCCAGGTTTCAATGTTGCGCTATGAAAATGAGAACCTTCATCGTCATATAAATCGACTGATACAACTCCCCTTTGAACCACGAACATTTGTTGTAAATCATCAACAGTACGTGAAAACGGTCGGTGATAGTGGGGCGGCTCATGATAACCAGCTCCATGAGCTAATAAACCAAATTGAAAAGAGGATTCGGGAGGTGAAAAGAATGTTGTTCTATCTACTTTTGTGTCAGCCCAAATAATTTCAGCATAACGAGTTTCACCATGTTCAATGACTTCGACGCTCATGTTATTTAAATCCTTACTTTATAATATCTTTGAGAATGCTTGTTTTGTTTGTTTCAATATCAACAATAGGAAGGGTATCTATAGCAGAAAAACGATCTTTTCCAGATAAATATGTTAATTCCCCTGCTTTGTTTCTTGATTCACGAAATCGGGATTCAACATAAGCGTCATCTACACTCTTTGGTTGAAGCCCGTTGAGCCGATCATGTCTTACAAAAAAAGCGTTATTACCCGCTTGATTACAACCGACAAGTTCATAACCCTTGCGTTTCGCTAGATGTTGCAACGCTTTCAATGAACATCCCCAATACAAATTAGAAAAATGTGCTTTGTTCCGTTCAAATATTGAGTCATATGGAATTGTAATCCCATGAGATTTTCCAAAAACGCTGTTGTATTCAACGATAACAATAACCGGATTAACAACGTCAATTTTTTCCCACACCCAATAATCGTTCCCATCGATATCAATTGAAAGCAATCCTATTTCTCCAGAAAGCCCTGCTTTGGATATCAACATATTTATATTGTCCAAGTCGATAAAAGCCGTAACAGCAGTAAGATCTTGCCTCCAATACAATTCACTCTTTTTCACATGTTGAATATTGTTTTCATCACCATCAATTATCAAACCTTTCCAATTGTTATTCATTAAAAGAAAACGCGTATTAGACTCTTCATAATTCTGCACTCCAAATTCAATAAAAATCGATTCGGCGTTAGTTATTTTTGTTATTCTAATTAAATACTGAATTATTCCATCTTCTCCAAATTGAGAAAACACCTTGAATTCCGACTTTTCTATATCGGACAGAACACCAAATTTTTCAACCTGCATACTAATAAGTTTACCCTGCAACAATTTGAGTGAAGTTAAATCAACAGAAGAGTCAGAGTTACGTGACAGAAAATGCTTGAACATTCGTAATAGTTTACGCAACATTAATATGCTTTCCTTAATTAATTTACTTTATTATTTTCAATTTGTATATATCTAAAAAACTGTTCATGTTTCTGAATAGCGAATTATCTTTTAATTTATGATTGAATATTGATATCGTTTGCTCGTTGATAAAATGCACCTTCCCAAACGACATCATTCAGTCTCGGTTGAAATTTAGCATCCCACGATTCAATTTTGCACCATTTTTTTTCTAACGCTGCATTTAATTTTGAACGTGAAAAAATCCACATTGGATAGCTTGCCTTATAGATTGAGGGAGAGACGCTTTGAATCGTAATATAATCTTCATCGTTTTCGGTTATTGGTAATCGATCATAAATTAAATATCGAGAATTCGCCTGTTCTGCTTCTTCTAGATAACGATATGGGTCAGGCAAATAACTTAAAGAACAAGCAAAAATTATTACATCAACTTGCCTACATGAAGCTTTTGTTATCGTGTTAAAAAACCTCAATTTCTTTGTTTTAAATTCTTTTTCTCCAGTACAAACGAGTTCTTCTTGCTCAACAACATTCCATTTAATTCCATTTGGTAAATTATTTAGAAAACGAAAATTCTGCCGATATGTGCTTCCAAGCGCACCACCAAAATCAATA is part of the Candidatus Hinthialibacter antarcticus genome and encodes:
- a CDS encoding methyltransferase, TIGR04325 family, translating into MKLIIKILKYCVARFLPRKDFKSSGGFKGVYFCWEDASRQCGGYNEKVFFERLIESTRSVVNGESIYERDTVLFDRINYDWPLLACLMKVAIDNQSLNVIDFGGALGSTYRQNFRFLNNLPNGIKWNVVEQEELVCTGEKEFKTKKLRFFNTITKASCRQVDVIIFACSLSYLPDPYRYLEEAEQANSRYLIYDRLPITENDEDYITIQSVSPSIYKASYPMWIFSRSKLNAALEKKWCKIESWDAKFQPRLNDVVWEGAFYQRANDINIQS